TAACTCCGGTCGCGCAGATAATTGGCCACTGATTTTTTGAATATCACCGTGACTTCGGTAAAAGTATCCATCCGGTTATGTTCTTCAAAATAAGCTTTAACTGAAAAATCGTCATGACCGTTAAAGGACTCATCCATCAATGTCATTGCTTTAATTCGGTCAGTACGAAAATCCCTGTAATCCTTACGCATTCGGCAATAGGCGATCAAGTGCCAATAATCGGAATAATAGATAAGCCCAAGCGGTTCGACTTTTCGTTGCGTGACTGAATCGCTATGATTGGAATAATAATCAATCGACAAAAGTTTTCGGTGTACGATTGCATCCTGGATCGATGACAACGCATCGTCGACAAATCCGTCTTTGAATCGAATACGCTTACCAAAAATCGCCGTAGACGATTCGAGTCGTTCGAGATAATCTTTCTTTTCAAGCGGTAAAATGGCATGGATTTTTGTCATCGCCGAGGCAATCGGCTCACGCAAAGACTGATCAGTAAAATGTTCGGCCAGTTTACCGCCAAGATACAACGCACTGGCTTCTTCGCGGGTAAACATTACCGGCGGCAAATGATACCCTTCGACAAGGCTGTAGCCTTCACCCGATTCCGCGGCGATCGGAACGCCGGCTTCATTAAGCGCCTTCATGTCGCGGTATACCGTGCGAATCGCAATATCAAAATGGCGCGCAATTTCTTTCGCCCGAACAACTTTACGGCTGTGCAGTAATAACACGATGGCAATAAGACGATCAGTGCGATTCATGATTTAAAAAAATTATTACTAAAATCCGTGGTGATTAGTTTATCCGTATCATCGATGTACTCTTCGGACGTCACTAATATAAAAAAATCAAAATGATTTTCATTCAAAAAAACATCTGAACATTTATTT
This genomic window from bacterium contains:
- a CDS encoding YafY family transcriptional regulator, with the translated sequence MNRTDRLIAIVLLLHSRKVVRAKEIARHFDIAIRTVYRDMKALNEAGVPIAAESGEGYSLVEGYHLPPVMFTREEASALYLGGKLAEHFTDQSLREPIASAMTKIHAILPLEKKDYLERLESSTAIFGKRIRFKDGFVDDALSSIQDAIVHRKLLSIDYYSNHSDSVTQRKVEPLGLIYYSDYWHLIAYCRMRKDYRDFRTDRIKAMTLMDESFNGHDDFSVKAYFEEHNRMDTFTEVTVIFKKSVANYLRDRSYYGLVEQKNTGDGVIMTFMIPEIKYIIGWLLSFGDSVRVLAPIELNQLLLKEAERLVEQYRQG